One stretch of Carassius carassius chromosome 18, fCarCar2.1, whole genome shotgun sequence DNA includes these proteins:
- the LOC132092454 gene encoding protein sel-1 homolog 1-like isoform X4: MSTVPKLGSVLSWLSNKVLPDDEVAAGESKTQADSSTTDNGEESEVEGIEQEDLPSQPPPQEERHKKVPVVIGGTASGEPCLFPFLFQDKEFSECTTEGRVDGRLWCATTYDYNTDKKWGFCETEEQAEQRRLMEEAEEQYQDTIKMLNSTNQRSQKKELYDRLLKVAEMGHAKAMEKVAYAMLFGDHLPQSVPQAKEIFEKLALEGSPKAQTALGFIYAAGLGVNSSQAKALVYYTFGALGGNLVAQMILGYRYWGGVGVPQSCESALTHYRLVANYVASDVSLTGGSAVQRIRLLDEVENPGSSSGMLEEDLIQYYQFLAEKGDVQAQVGLGQLHLHGGRGVEQNHQRAYEYFNLAANAGNTHAMAFLGKMYSEGSEYVPQNNDTALHYFKKAADLGNPVGQSGLGMAYLYGRGVPVNYDLALKYFQKAAEQGWVDGQLQLGTMYYNGIGVKRDYKQALKFFNLASQAGHILAFYNLAQMHATGTGVMRSCHTAVELFKNVCERGRWSERLMAAYGSLKEGDIDSALVQYLLLAEQGYEVAQSNVAFILDQKGSQIFNENETYPRALLHWTRAAAQGYTVARIKLGDYHFYGYGTDVDYETAVIHYRLASEQQHSAQAMFNLGYMHEKGLGIKQDIHLAKRFYDMAAEASPDAQVPVFLALCKLGFVYALQYLQDLNLKELLSQVDLDQLLGPEWDLYLMTVIALLLGTVIAYRQRQHQAIPRAPPVPPRPPGQPEQPAGEPEEQ, from the exons ATGTCAACCGTGCCTAAACTAGGTTCTGTTCTCTCATGGCTGTCAAACA AAGTACTTCCAGATGATGAAGTTGCAGCTGGTGAGTCTAAG ACCCAGGCTGACAGCAGTACAACAGACAATGGAGAGGAGAGTGAGGTTGAGGGGATTGAACAGGAAGACCTTCCGAGTCAACCTCCGCCACAAGAGGAGCGTCATAAAAAAG TTCCAGTGGTGATTGGTGGAACGGCCTCTGGGGAGCCCTGCctgtttccttttcttttccaAGATAAAGAGTTTTCGGAGTGTACTACTGAAGGCAGAGTAGATGGGAGGCTGTGGTGTGCCACAACGTACGACTACAACACTGATAAGAAATGGGGCTTCTGTGAAA CGGAGGAACAGGCAGAGCAGAGGAGGTTGATGGAAGAGGCTGAAGAACAGTACCAAGACACAATTAAGATGCTTAATAGCACCAACCAAAGGAGCCAGAAGAAAGA GTTGTATGACAGACTCCTGAAAGTTGCAGAGATGGGTCATGCCAAGGCCATGGAGAAGGTGGCATATGCCATGCTGTTTGGAGACCACTTACCCCAGAGCGTTCCTCAGGCGAAGGAGATCTTCGAGAAACTGGCACTGGAGGGCTCCCCTAAAGCCCAGACT GCACTTGGCTTCATATATGCTGCAGGATTAGGAGTGAACTCAAGTCAAGCAAAG GCATTGGTGTACTACACCTTTGGAGCTTTGGGTGGAAACTTAGTAGCACAGATGATTCTG gGCTACAGATATTGGGGAGGTGTTGGGGTTCCTCAGAGCTGTGAATCTGCTCTCACTCATTACAGACTAGTGGCCAATTACG tggcCAGCGATGTATCCCTGACAGGGGGCAGTGCAGTACAGCGGATCCGGCTCTTAGATGAAGTGGAAAATCCTGGTTCTAGCAGTGGAATGCTGGAGGAGGATTTAATCCAGTACTACCAGTTCTTGGCTGAGAAAGGAGATGTGCAGGCACAg gTGGGTCTGGGACAGTTACATTTACATGGAGGACGAGGTGTGGAACAGAATCATCAG CGAGCGTATGAGTACTTTAACCTAGCAGCAAATGCAGGGAACACACATGCAATGGCCTTCCTAGGAAAg ATGTACTCCGAAGGCAGTGAGTATGTGCCTCAGAACAATGACACGGCTCTGCATTATTTCAAAAAGGCTGCTGACTTG GGAAATCCGGTTGGCCAGAGTGGCCTTGGTATGGCTTACCTGTATGGAAGGGGTGTTCCTGTG AACTATGACCTGGCACTGAAGTATTTTCAGAAGGCTGCAGAGCAAGGATGGGTGGATGGACAGTTACAGCTGGGAACCATGTACTACA ATGGAATCGGGGTGAAACGTGATTATAAACAGGCTCTTAAATTCTTTAACCTGGCTTCTCAAGCGGGTCACATCCTAGCCTTCTATAATCTAGCCCAGATGCATGCCACAGGGACTGGGGTCATGCGCTCATGCCACACTGCAGTTGAG CTCTTCAAGAATGTGTGTGAGCGCGGCCGATGGTCTGAGAGACTCATGGCAGCATACGGAAGCCTTAAGGAGGGCGACATTGACTCGGCTCTAGTACAGTATCTCCTGCTGGCTGAACAGGGCTATGAGGTCGCCCAGAGCAATGTGGCCTTCATCCTCGATCAAA AGGGGTCACAAATTTTCAATGAGAATGAAACGTATCCACGGGCTTTGCTCCACTGGACCAGAGCAGCTGCTCAAG GCTACACAGTGGCCAGAATCAAGCTGGGTGACTACCATTTCTACGGTTATGGCACTGATGTGGACTATGAGACTGCAGTCATACATTATCGCCTGGCATCTGAGCAACAGCACAGTGCACAGGCCATGTTCAACCTGGGCTACATGCATGAGAAGGGCCTTGGTATTAAACAG GACATTCATCTGGCTAAACGTTTCTATGATATGGCTGCAGAAGCCAGTCCTGATGCCCAGGTTCCTGTGTTCCTGGCCCTCTGTAAGCTGGGGTTCGTTTATGCACTACAGTACCTGCAGGATCTCAAT CTGAAGGAGCTTCTATCTCAGGTGGATCTTGACCAGTTGCTGGGTCCAGAGTGGGATCTCTACCTCATGACTGTCATTGCTCTGCTCTTGGGCACAGTGATCGCATATCGGCAGAGACAGCACCAAGCCATACCCAGAGCCCCTCCAGTGCCCCCTAGACCTCCGGGCCAGCCTGAGCAGCCTGCAGGAGAGCCTGAGGAACAGTGA
- the LOC132092454 gene encoding protein sel-1 homolog 1-like isoform X2, with translation MSTVPKLGSVLSWLSNKVLPDDEVAAGESKSKDGNDGSKFVVGHAYVPKQTQADSSTTDNGEESEVEGIEQEDLPSQPPPQEERHKKVPVVIGGTASGEPCLFPFLFQDKEFSECTTEGRVDGRLWCATTYDYNTDKKWGFCETEEQAEQRRLMEEAEEQYQDTIKMLNSTNQRSQKKELYDRLLKVAEMGHAKAMEKVAYAMLFGDHLPQSVPQAKEIFEKLALEGSPKAQTALGFIYAAGLGVNSSQAKALVYYTFGALGGNLVAQMILGYRYWGGVGVPQSCESALTHYRLVANYVASDVSLTGGSAVQRIRLLDEVENPGSSSGMLEEDLIQYYQFLAEKGDVQAQVGLGQLHLHGGRGVEQNHQRAYEYFNLAANAGNTHAMAFLGKMYSEGSEYVPQNNDTALHYFKKAADLGNPVGQSGLGMAYLYGRGVPVNYDLALKYFQKAAEQGWVDGQLQLGTMYYNGIGVKRDYKQALKFFNLASQAGHILAFYNLAQMHATGTGVMRSCHTAVELFKNVCERGRWSERLMAAYGSLKEGDIDSALVQYLLLAEQGYEVAQSNVAFILDQKGSQIFNENETYPRALLHWTRAAAQGYTVARIKLGDYHFYGYGTDVDYETAVIHYRLASEQQHSAQAMFNLGYMHEKGLGIKQDIHLAKRFYDMAAEASPDAQVPVFLALCKLGFVYALQYLQDLNLKELLSQVDLDQLLGPEWDLYLMTVIALLLGTVIAYRQRQHQAIPRAPPVPPRPPGQPEQPAGEPEEQ, from the exons ATGTCAACCGTGCCTAAACTAGGTTCTGTTCTCTCATGGCTGTCAAACA AAGTACTTCCAGATGATGAAGTTGCAGCTGGTGAGTCTAAG AGCAAAGATGGTAATGATGGCTCCAAATTTGTGGTGGGGCATGCGTATGTCCCTAAACAGACCCAGGCTGACAGCAGTACAACAGACAATGGAGAGGAGAGTGAGGTTGAGGGGATTGAACAGGAAGACCTTCCGAGTCAACCTCCGCCACAAGAGGAGCGTCATAAAAAAG TTCCAGTGGTGATTGGTGGAACGGCCTCTGGGGAGCCCTGCctgtttccttttcttttccaAGATAAAGAGTTTTCGGAGTGTACTACTGAAGGCAGAGTAGATGGGAGGCTGTGGTGTGCCACAACGTACGACTACAACACTGATAAGAAATGGGGCTTCTGTGAAA CGGAGGAACAGGCAGAGCAGAGGAGGTTGATGGAAGAGGCTGAAGAACAGTACCAAGACACAATTAAGATGCTTAATAGCACCAACCAAAGGAGCCAGAAGAAAGA GTTGTATGACAGACTCCTGAAAGTTGCAGAGATGGGTCATGCCAAGGCCATGGAGAAGGTGGCATATGCCATGCTGTTTGGAGACCACTTACCCCAGAGCGTTCCTCAGGCGAAGGAGATCTTCGAGAAACTGGCACTGGAGGGCTCCCCTAAAGCCCAGACT GCACTTGGCTTCATATATGCTGCAGGATTAGGAGTGAACTCAAGTCAAGCAAAG GCATTGGTGTACTACACCTTTGGAGCTTTGGGTGGAAACTTAGTAGCACAGATGATTCTG gGCTACAGATATTGGGGAGGTGTTGGGGTTCCTCAGAGCTGTGAATCTGCTCTCACTCATTACAGACTAGTGGCCAATTACG tggcCAGCGATGTATCCCTGACAGGGGGCAGTGCAGTACAGCGGATCCGGCTCTTAGATGAAGTGGAAAATCCTGGTTCTAGCAGTGGAATGCTGGAGGAGGATTTAATCCAGTACTACCAGTTCTTGGCTGAGAAAGGAGATGTGCAGGCACAg gTGGGTCTGGGACAGTTACATTTACATGGAGGACGAGGTGTGGAACAGAATCATCAG CGAGCGTATGAGTACTTTAACCTAGCAGCAAATGCAGGGAACACACATGCAATGGCCTTCCTAGGAAAg ATGTACTCCGAAGGCAGTGAGTATGTGCCTCAGAACAATGACACGGCTCTGCATTATTTCAAAAAGGCTGCTGACTTG GGAAATCCGGTTGGCCAGAGTGGCCTTGGTATGGCTTACCTGTATGGAAGGGGTGTTCCTGTG AACTATGACCTGGCACTGAAGTATTTTCAGAAGGCTGCAGAGCAAGGATGGGTGGATGGACAGTTACAGCTGGGAACCATGTACTACA ATGGAATCGGGGTGAAACGTGATTATAAACAGGCTCTTAAATTCTTTAACCTGGCTTCTCAAGCGGGTCACATCCTAGCCTTCTATAATCTAGCCCAGATGCATGCCACAGGGACTGGGGTCATGCGCTCATGCCACACTGCAGTTGAG CTCTTCAAGAATGTGTGTGAGCGCGGCCGATGGTCTGAGAGACTCATGGCAGCATACGGAAGCCTTAAGGAGGGCGACATTGACTCGGCTCTAGTACAGTATCTCCTGCTGGCTGAACAGGGCTATGAGGTCGCCCAGAGCAATGTGGCCTTCATCCTCGATCAAA AGGGGTCACAAATTTTCAATGAGAATGAAACGTATCCACGGGCTTTGCTCCACTGGACCAGAGCAGCTGCTCAAG GCTACACAGTGGCCAGAATCAAGCTGGGTGACTACCATTTCTACGGTTATGGCACTGATGTGGACTATGAGACTGCAGTCATACATTATCGCCTGGCATCTGAGCAACAGCACAGTGCACAGGCCATGTTCAACCTGGGCTACATGCATGAGAAGGGCCTTGGTATTAAACAG GACATTCATCTGGCTAAACGTTTCTATGATATGGCTGCAGAAGCCAGTCCTGATGCCCAGGTTCCTGTGTTCCTGGCCCTCTGTAAGCTGGGGTTCGTTTATGCACTACAGTACCTGCAGGATCTCAAT CTGAAGGAGCTTCTATCTCAGGTGGATCTTGACCAGTTGCTGGGTCCAGAGTGGGATCTCTACCTCATGACTGTCATTGCTCTGCTCTTGGGCACAGTGATCGCATATCGGCAGAGACAGCACCAAGCCATACCCAGAGCCCCTCCAGTGCCCCCTAGACCTCCGGGCCAGCCTGAGCAGCCTGCAGGAGAGCCTGAGGAACAGTGA
- the LOC132092454 gene encoding protein sel-1 homolog 1-like isoform X3, which produces MNPTTKSCLLLILALAVTLEVTAGEVLPDDEVAAGESKTQADSSTTDNGEESEVEGIEQEDLPSQPPPQEERHKKVPVVIGGTASGEPCLFPFLFQDKEFSECTTEGRVDGRLWCATTYDYNTDKKWGFCETEEQAEQRRLMEEAEEQYQDTIKMLNSTNQRSQKKELYDRLLKVAEMGHAKAMEKVAYAMLFGDHLPQSVPQAKEIFEKLALEGSPKAQTALGFIYAAGLGVNSSQAKALVYYTFGALGGNLVAQMILGYRYWGGVGVPQSCESALTHYRLVANYVASDVSLTGGSAVQRIRLLDEVENPGSSSGMLEEDLIQYYQFLAEKGDVQAQVGLGQLHLHGGRGVEQNHQRAYEYFNLAANAGNTHAMAFLGKMYSEGSEYVPQNNDTALHYFKKAADLGNPVGQSGLGMAYLYGRGVPVNYDLALKYFQKAAEQGWVDGQLQLGTMYYNGIGVKRDYKQALKFFNLASQAGHILAFYNLAQMHATGTGVMRSCHTAVELFKNVCERGRWSERLMAAYGSLKEGDIDSALVQYLLLAEQGYEVAQSNVAFILDQKGSQIFNENETYPRALLHWTRAAAQGYTVARIKLGDYHFYGYGTDVDYETAVIHYRLASEQQHSAQAMFNLGYMHEKGLGIKQDIHLAKRFYDMAAEASPDAQVPVFLALCKLGFVYALQYLQDLNLKELLSQVDLDQLLGPEWDLYLMTVIALLLGTVIAYRQRQHQAIPRAPPVPPRPPGQPEQPAGEPEEQ; this is translated from the exons ATGAATCCCACTACGAAGTCTTGTCTGCTCCTTATTTTGGCTTTAGCGGTGACTTTGGAAGTGACAGCTGGTG AAGTACTTCCAGATGATGAAGTTGCAGCTGGTGAGTCTAAG ACCCAGGCTGACAGCAGTACAACAGACAATGGAGAGGAGAGTGAGGTTGAGGGGATTGAACAGGAAGACCTTCCGAGTCAACCTCCGCCACAAGAGGAGCGTCATAAAAAAG TTCCAGTGGTGATTGGTGGAACGGCCTCTGGGGAGCCCTGCctgtttccttttcttttccaAGATAAAGAGTTTTCGGAGTGTACTACTGAAGGCAGAGTAGATGGGAGGCTGTGGTGTGCCACAACGTACGACTACAACACTGATAAGAAATGGGGCTTCTGTGAAA CGGAGGAACAGGCAGAGCAGAGGAGGTTGATGGAAGAGGCTGAAGAACAGTACCAAGACACAATTAAGATGCTTAATAGCACCAACCAAAGGAGCCAGAAGAAAGA GTTGTATGACAGACTCCTGAAAGTTGCAGAGATGGGTCATGCCAAGGCCATGGAGAAGGTGGCATATGCCATGCTGTTTGGAGACCACTTACCCCAGAGCGTTCCTCAGGCGAAGGAGATCTTCGAGAAACTGGCACTGGAGGGCTCCCCTAAAGCCCAGACT GCACTTGGCTTCATATATGCTGCAGGATTAGGAGTGAACTCAAGTCAAGCAAAG GCATTGGTGTACTACACCTTTGGAGCTTTGGGTGGAAACTTAGTAGCACAGATGATTCTG gGCTACAGATATTGGGGAGGTGTTGGGGTTCCTCAGAGCTGTGAATCTGCTCTCACTCATTACAGACTAGTGGCCAATTACG tggcCAGCGATGTATCCCTGACAGGGGGCAGTGCAGTACAGCGGATCCGGCTCTTAGATGAAGTGGAAAATCCTGGTTCTAGCAGTGGAATGCTGGAGGAGGATTTAATCCAGTACTACCAGTTCTTGGCTGAGAAAGGAGATGTGCAGGCACAg gTGGGTCTGGGACAGTTACATTTACATGGAGGACGAGGTGTGGAACAGAATCATCAG CGAGCGTATGAGTACTTTAACCTAGCAGCAAATGCAGGGAACACACATGCAATGGCCTTCCTAGGAAAg ATGTACTCCGAAGGCAGTGAGTATGTGCCTCAGAACAATGACACGGCTCTGCATTATTTCAAAAAGGCTGCTGACTTG GGAAATCCGGTTGGCCAGAGTGGCCTTGGTATGGCTTACCTGTATGGAAGGGGTGTTCCTGTG AACTATGACCTGGCACTGAAGTATTTTCAGAAGGCTGCAGAGCAAGGATGGGTGGATGGACAGTTACAGCTGGGAACCATGTACTACA ATGGAATCGGGGTGAAACGTGATTATAAACAGGCTCTTAAATTCTTTAACCTGGCTTCTCAAGCGGGTCACATCCTAGCCTTCTATAATCTAGCCCAGATGCATGCCACAGGGACTGGGGTCATGCGCTCATGCCACACTGCAGTTGAG CTCTTCAAGAATGTGTGTGAGCGCGGCCGATGGTCTGAGAGACTCATGGCAGCATACGGAAGCCTTAAGGAGGGCGACATTGACTCGGCTCTAGTACAGTATCTCCTGCTGGCTGAACAGGGCTATGAGGTCGCCCAGAGCAATGTGGCCTTCATCCTCGATCAAA AGGGGTCACAAATTTTCAATGAGAATGAAACGTATCCACGGGCTTTGCTCCACTGGACCAGAGCAGCTGCTCAAG GCTACACAGTGGCCAGAATCAAGCTGGGTGACTACCATTTCTACGGTTATGGCACTGATGTGGACTATGAGACTGCAGTCATACATTATCGCCTGGCATCTGAGCAACAGCACAGTGCACAGGCCATGTTCAACCTGGGCTACATGCATGAGAAGGGCCTTGGTATTAAACAG GACATTCATCTGGCTAAACGTTTCTATGATATGGCTGCAGAAGCCAGTCCTGATGCCCAGGTTCCTGTGTTCCTGGCCCTCTGTAAGCTGGGGTTCGTTTATGCACTACAGTACCTGCAGGATCTCAAT CTGAAGGAGCTTCTATCTCAGGTGGATCTTGACCAGTTGCTGGGTCCAGAGTGGGATCTCTACCTCATGACTGTCATTGCTCTGCTCTTGGGCACAGTGATCGCATATCGGCAGAGACAGCACCAAGCCATACCCAGAGCCCCTCCAGTGCCCCCTAGACCTCCGGGCCAGCCTGAGCAGCCTGCAGGAGAGCCTGAGGAACAGTGA
- the LOC132092448 gene encoding cell division cycle-associated protein 4-like: MFSKGTKRKFSDGDETSDESLVGARVASSYSLQRQSLLDMSLIKLQLCHMLVEPNLCRSVLIANTVRQIQEEMTHDGSWHMVAEAFCSAGQSPSERLVATEVLCRSREQDAEPKLFSVISYEGCREEEVVADETLCSVSVSDTVSNVCLTGRMGQCWEKSELRGVERDEEALEDSSLGSGEDEEIDTEDEASTESPKTIGQVFGTFEIKNSSPGPDSALEELFSDVDTSYYDLDTMLTGIQSAPKMGPYDLLDSLATSHSSPSIVSTPNCRSDLNELDHIMEIIVGS, from the coding sequence ATGTTCTCCAAGGGCACCAAGCGTAAGTTTTCCGATGGTGATGAGACATCCGACGAAAGCCTGGTAGGTGCCAGGGTGGCATCTTCATACAGCTTGCAACGGCAGTCACTGCTGGACATGTCCCTCATTAAGCTGCAGTTATGCCACATGCTGGTGGAGCCCAACCTATGCCGCTCGGTCCTCATTGCCAACACGGTCAGGCAGATTCAGGAGGAGATGACCCATGATGGCAGCTGGCATATGGTTGCTGAAGCGTTCTGCAGTGCAGGCCAAAGTCCCTCTGAGCGTTTGGTGGCCACTGAGGTCCTTTGCAGATCAAGAGAGCAGGATGCAGAACCTAAGCTCTTCTCTGTCATCAGCTATGAAGGTTGCCGTGAAGAGGAGGTGGTAGCTGATGAGACGCTGTGCTCAGTTTCAGTTAGCGATACAGTCTCCAATGTGTGCCTGACAGGGCGTATGGGCCAGTGCTGGGAGAAGAGTGAGCTCAGAGGTGTAGAGAGGGATGAAGAGGCCCTTGAAGACTCTAGTCTTGGTTCAGGAGAAGATGAGGAGATAGACACAGAGGACGAGGCTTCCACAGAGAGTCCAAAGACCATTGGGCAAGTGTTTggtacatttgaaataaaaaacagttCCCCAGGGCCAGACTCTGCTCTTGAGGAGCTGTTCTCAGATGTGGACACCTCCTACTATGATCTGGACACCATGCTGACCGGCATACAGAGCGCACCCAAGATGGGCCCTTATGACCTCCTTGACAGCTTGGCAACTTCACATAGTTCCCCTTCAATAGTGTCCACCCCAAACTGTCGTTCTGATCTCAATGAACTGGATCACATAATGGAAATCATTGTGGGTTCATAG
- the LOC132092454 gene encoding protein sel-1 homolog 1-like isoform X1, which yields MNPTTKSCLLLILALAVTLEVTAGEVLPDDEVAAGESKSKDGNDGSKFVVGHAYVPKQTQADSSTTDNGEESEVEGIEQEDLPSQPPPQEERHKKVPVVIGGTASGEPCLFPFLFQDKEFSECTTEGRVDGRLWCATTYDYNTDKKWGFCETEEQAEQRRLMEEAEEQYQDTIKMLNSTNQRSQKKELYDRLLKVAEMGHAKAMEKVAYAMLFGDHLPQSVPQAKEIFEKLALEGSPKAQTALGFIYAAGLGVNSSQAKALVYYTFGALGGNLVAQMILGYRYWGGVGVPQSCESALTHYRLVANYVASDVSLTGGSAVQRIRLLDEVENPGSSSGMLEEDLIQYYQFLAEKGDVQAQVGLGQLHLHGGRGVEQNHQRAYEYFNLAANAGNTHAMAFLGKMYSEGSEYVPQNNDTALHYFKKAADLGNPVGQSGLGMAYLYGRGVPVNYDLALKYFQKAAEQGWVDGQLQLGTMYYNGIGVKRDYKQALKFFNLASQAGHILAFYNLAQMHATGTGVMRSCHTAVELFKNVCERGRWSERLMAAYGSLKEGDIDSALVQYLLLAEQGYEVAQSNVAFILDQKGSQIFNENETYPRALLHWTRAAAQGYTVARIKLGDYHFYGYGTDVDYETAVIHYRLASEQQHSAQAMFNLGYMHEKGLGIKQDIHLAKRFYDMAAEASPDAQVPVFLALCKLGFVYALQYLQDLNLKELLSQVDLDQLLGPEWDLYLMTVIALLLGTVIAYRQRQHQAIPRAPPVPPRPPGQPEQPAGEPEEQ from the exons ATGAATCCCACTACGAAGTCTTGTCTGCTCCTTATTTTGGCTTTAGCGGTGACTTTGGAAGTGACAGCTGGTG AAGTACTTCCAGATGATGAAGTTGCAGCTGGTGAGTCTAAG AGCAAAGATGGTAATGATGGCTCCAAATTTGTGGTGGGGCATGCGTATGTCCCTAAACAGACCCAGGCTGACAGCAGTACAACAGACAATGGAGAGGAGAGTGAGGTTGAGGGGATTGAACAGGAAGACCTTCCGAGTCAACCTCCGCCACAAGAGGAGCGTCATAAAAAAG TTCCAGTGGTGATTGGTGGAACGGCCTCTGGGGAGCCCTGCctgtttccttttcttttccaAGATAAAGAGTTTTCGGAGTGTACTACTGAAGGCAGAGTAGATGGGAGGCTGTGGTGTGCCACAACGTACGACTACAACACTGATAAGAAATGGGGCTTCTGTGAAA CGGAGGAACAGGCAGAGCAGAGGAGGTTGATGGAAGAGGCTGAAGAACAGTACCAAGACACAATTAAGATGCTTAATAGCACCAACCAAAGGAGCCAGAAGAAAGA GTTGTATGACAGACTCCTGAAAGTTGCAGAGATGGGTCATGCCAAGGCCATGGAGAAGGTGGCATATGCCATGCTGTTTGGAGACCACTTACCCCAGAGCGTTCCTCAGGCGAAGGAGATCTTCGAGAAACTGGCACTGGAGGGCTCCCCTAAAGCCCAGACT GCACTTGGCTTCATATATGCTGCAGGATTAGGAGTGAACTCAAGTCAAGCAAAG GCATTGGTGTACTACACCTTTGGAGCTTTGGGTGGAAACTTAGTAGCACAGATGATTCTG gGCTACAGATATTGGGGAGGTGTTGGGGTTCCTCAGAGCTGTGAATCTGCTCTCACTCATTACAGACTAGTGGCCAATTACG tggcCAGCGATGTATCCCTGACAGGGGGCAGTGCAGTACAGCGGATCCGGCTCTTAGATGAAGTGGAAAATCCTGGTTCTAGCAGTGGAATGCTGGAGGAGGATTTAATCCAGTACTACCAGTTCTTGGCTGAGAAAGGAGATGTGCAGGCACAg gTGGGTCTGGGACAGTTACATTTACATGGAGGACGAGGTGTGGAACAGAATCATCAG CGAGCGTATGAGTACTTTAACCTAGCAGCAAATGCAGGGAACACACATGCAATGGCCTTCCTAGGAAAg ATGTACTCCGAAGGCAGTGAGTATGTGCCTCAGAACAATGACACGGCTCTGCATTATTTCAAAAAGGCTGCTGACTTG GGAAATCCGGTTGGCCAGAGTGGCCTTGGTATGGCTTACCTGTATGGAAGGGGTGTTCCTGTG AACTATGACCTGGCACTGAAGTATTTTCAGAAGGCTGCAGAGCAAGGATGGGTGGATGGACAGTTACAGCTGGGAACCATGTACTACA ATGGAATCGGGGTGAAACGTGATTATAAACAGGCTCTTAAATTCTTTAACCTGGCTTCTCAAGCGGGTCACATCCTAGCCTTCTATAATCTAGCCCAGATGCATGCCACAGGGACTGGGGTCATGCGCTCATGCCACACTGCAGTTGAG CTCTTCAAGAATGTGTGTGAGCGCGGCCGATGGTCTGAGAGACTCATGGCAGCATACGGAAGCCTTAAGGAGGGCGACATTGACTCGGCTCTAGTACAGTATCTCCTGCTGGCTGAACAGGGCTATGAGGTCGCCCAGAGCAATGTGGCCTTCATCCTCGATCAAA AGGGGTCACAAATTTTCAATGAGAATGAAACGTATCCACGGGCTTTGCTCCACTGGACCAGAGCAGCTGCTCAAG GCTACACAGTGGCCAGAATCAAGCTGGGTGACTACCATTTCTACGGTTATGGCACTGATGTGGACTATGAGACTGCAGTCATACATTATCGCCTGGCATCTGAGCAACAGCACAGTGCACAGGCCATGTTCAACCTGGGCTACATGCATGAGAAGGGCCTTGGTATTAAACAG GACATTCATCTGGCTAAACGTTTCTATGATATGGCTGCAGAAGCCAGTCCTGATGCCCAGGTTCCTGTGTTCCTGGCCCTCTGTAAGCTGGGGTTCGTTTATGCACTACAGTACCTGCAGGATCTCAAT CTGAAGGAGCTTCTATCTCAGGTGGATCTTGACCAGTTGCTGGGTCCAGAGTGGGATCTCTACCTCATGACTGTCATTGCTCTGCTCTTGGGCACAGTGATCGCATATCGGCAGAGACAGCACCAAGCCATACCCAGAGCCCCTCCAGTGCCCCCTAGACCTCCGGGCCAGCCTGAGCAGCCTGCAGGAGAGCCTGAGGAACAGTGA